A window of bacterium contains these coding sequences:
- a CDS encoding efflux RND transporter periplasmic adaptor subunit: MNKKTAFILLLVFATAATIYLIFAKAENNTPTNSRAAADEKKTPEILYWVDPMHPTYRSDKPGIAPDCGMQLTPVYAEDENTKTSSAGMVRLTGRKRQLINLKVVEVSDGHVMKNIRTVGTLQYDETKVAKIHSKIEGWIDKIHVDYTGKLVRKGQPLFSIYSPELVATQQEYLLALKAERNLKGSEFGDVSGGANALRESAYRRLKLWDVSDQQIRKLEETGKPITSITFYSPASGFVLTKNVFEKMRIDYQTEAYSIADLSTIWLIADIYEYEASRVHAGQKATMTLSYNPGRRYEGSVAYIYPDLNSMTRTLKARVEFPNADYGLKPGTFANVELDTGHSSGLVIPVDAVLDSGDQKIVFVQKSEGEFEPRRVELGEYLENQVVVTNGLKPGEKIVASGNFLIDSESQLKSALQSMKGAEHKHGQ, translated from the coding sequence ATGAATAAGAAAACAGCATTCATTCTCTTATTGGTTTTCGCCACGGCGGCCACCATTTATCTGATTTTCGCAAAGGCCGAAAACAACACACCCACCAATTCACGAGCTGCCGCTGACGAAAAGAAGACACCCGAAATTCTGTACTGGGTCGATCCAATGCATCCAACCTACCGATCCGATAAACCTGGAATCGCTCCCGATTGCGGAATGCAACTGACTCCTGTGTACGCGGAAGATGAGAATACGAAAACTTCGTCAGCAGGTATGGTCCGGTTAACGGGGCGCAAACGGCAGCTGATCAATCTCAAGGTTGTGGAAGTGAGCGACGGTCATGTGATGAAAAACATTCGCACCGTTGGAACGCTTCAATATGACGAAACGAAGGTGGCGAAGATCCATAGCAAGATCGAAGGCTGGATTGACAAAATCCATGTTGATTACACGGGAAAATTGGTAAGAAAGGGGCAACCGTTATTTTCCATTTACAGTCCCGAGCTCGTTGCAACGCAGCAGGAATACTTGCTCGCGTTGAAGGCGGAACGGAATCTCAAAGGGAGTGAATTCGGGGATGTTTCGGGCGGAGCAAATGCGCTGCGAGAATCGGCTTACCGCCGTTTGAAGCTGTGGGATGTCTCTGATCAGCAGATCAGAAAACTGGAAGAAACCGGCAAGCCGATCACAAGCATCACATTCTATTCGCCTGCATCCGGTTTTGTGCTGACAAAAAACGTATTTGAAAAAATGCGAATCGACTATCAAACCGAAGCCTATTCCATCGCGGACCTGTCAACAATTTGGCTCATCGCGGACATTTACGAGTACGAAGCCTCACGCGTACACGCCGGCCAGAAAGCAACAATGACGCTTTCCTACAATCCAGGTCGCCGTTATGAAGGATCGGTCGCTTACATCTACCCCGATCTAAACAGCATGACCCGAACACTCAAAGCGCGTGTCGAATTTCCTAACGCGGACTACGGCTTGAAGCCCGGAACGTTCGCCAACGTTGAACTGGATACCGGACATTCTTCGGGGCTTGTAATTCCAGTGGACGCCGTTCTTGACTCAGGAGATCAGAAGATCGTGTTTGTGCAGAAATCGGAAGGTGAATTCGAACCCCGGCGAGTTGAGCTTGGCGAATACCTCGAAAATCAAGTGGTTGTAACGAACGGTCTGAAGCCCGGCGAAAAAATTGTGGCGTCCGGAAACTTCTTGATCGATTCCGAAAGCCAGTTAAAAAGCGCACTCCAAAGCATGAAGGGCGCGGAACACAAACACGGACAGTAA
- a CDS encoding type II toxin-antitoxin system prevent-host-death family antitoxin, giving the protein MKTVNVAELKDKLSSYLDEVENGEELIVVNRKKPVARLLPLDSNKQDPDEWELVIQGKLRLPAKQVTASYLKRFLSARKPEIKEGSSLDALTMDRSETD; this is encoded by the coding sequence ATGAAAACGGTGAACGTAGCTGAATTAAAAGACAAATTGAGTTCCTACCTTGATGAAGTTGAAAACGGTGAGGAATTGATCGTGGTGAACCGGAAAAAGCCAGTGGCAAGATTGCTCCCGCTGGACTCTAACAAACAGGATCCGGACGAATGGGAACTTGTGATACAGGGTAAGCTGAGGCTTCCGGCAAAACAGGTTACAGCTTCGTACTTGAAGCGGTTCTTATCTGCAAGGAAACCGGAGATCAAAGAAGGTTCTTCTCTGGATGCGCTCACTATGGATCGCAGTGAGACAGATTAA
- a CDS encoding TolC family protein has product MISFLKSSIIAISLVALSASAEPETISLEQLVSALVRNNPDIQAAESRYEAAQVRPSQMRTLPDPVLSFVSRNGSGNPAPFTELGKDPLSSIGVMWKQEFPFPGKLRLSGEMAQKEADAAKVDIETVRWKVISNLKEAYYEYFRVDRSIQILNDSLKLLKHFEEIARARYGVGEGIQQDVLRSQLEISIMDQRITSMQQERATAAAEINRLINRPVDSPLPNPAEVTQTKFVLPAETLESEFITDAPQIRSGEAMVSREQKNLELAKKQFRPDFMTSVEYATSPNFPDMWEIEFGLRIPIFYKTKQAYGVAEASHNLTRTQKELRSMQLEIAFSIRNQFLQIQASEKLLRLYDQAVLPQSNLALESSLATYQVGKSDFLTTMSNFMTLLEYRMNRYAELSRHETAIARLERILGRPVAAVSQAKGESHHE; this is encoded by the coding sequence ATGATCTCGTTTTTGAAAAGTTCAATCATCGCAATATCACTGGTCGCACTTTCAGCTTCAGCCGAACCGGAGACGATATCGCTTGAACAGCTTGTTTCTGCGCTCGTAAGGAACAATCCCGATATTCAGGCGGCAGAAAGCCGGTACGAGGCAGCGCAGGTGCGGCCGAGCCAGATGAGGACGCTTCCGGATCCTGTTCTTTCTTTTGTGAGCCGGAACGGTAGCGGAAATCCGGCTCCTTTTACTGAACTGGGAAAAGACCCTCTCAGCTCCATCGGTGTGATGTGGAAACAGGAATTTCCTTTCCCGGGCAAGCTTCGTCTTTCAGGTGAGATGGCCCAAAAAGAAGCCGATGCCGCGAAAGTAGATATAGAAACAGTCCGGTGGAAAGTCATCTCGAACTTAAAGGAAGCGTATTACGAATACTTCCGGGTTGATCGATCGATTCAAATATTGAATGACAGTCTCAAGCTGCTCAAGCATTTTGAAGAGATAGCGCGCGCCCGGTACGGTGTTGGTGAAGGGATCCAGCAGGATGTGCTTCGTTCACAACTGGAAATCTCGATTATGGACCAACGAATCACTTCGATGCAGCAGGAACGAGCGACGGCGGCCGCTGAAATCAATCGTTTGATAAACCGTCCCGTTGATTCTCCTTTACCAAATCCGGCTGAAGTCACGCAGACGAAATTCGTTCTGCCGGCCGAGACTCTTGAATCCGAATTTATCACCGACGCACCGCAGATCCGATCAGGAGAAGCGATGGTGTCGCGCGAACAAAAAAACCTGGAGCTGGCAAAAAAGCAGTTTCGGCCCGATTTTATGACTTCTGTTGAGTATGCAACCAGTCCGAATTTCCCGGACATGTGGGAAATAGAATTCGGACTTCGGATTCCCATCTTTTACAAAACCAAACAAGCGTACGGAGTTGCAGAAGCCTCTCACAATCTCACACGGACTCAAAAGGAGCTGAGATCGATGCAGCTGGAGATCGCTTTCAGCATCAGAAATCAGTTTCTGCAGATTCAAGCTTCTGAGAAGTTGTTGAGGCTCTATGACCAGGCGGTGCTGCCGCAATCCAACCTTGCGTTGGAATCATCACTTGCCACGTATCAAGTCGGTAAGTCGGATTTCCTCACAACCATGAGCAACTTCATGACGTTGCTCGAATACCGGATGAACCGTTACGCAGAATTATCCAGACACGAAACTGCAATCGCGCGTCTGGAGCGTATTTTGGGACGTCCTGTCGCAGCAGTTTCACAGGCAAAAGGAGAGAGTCACCATGAATAA